GGCACCGGAACCGGCGGTGCGGGAGAGGGTGGCTCTGAAAGGGAACCGGAGTTTCGCCTCCCGGTTCGAGTTGATACACCCAATGTGATGAAAGGAGGTCCTGAACGAGCAGTGGTTATCATTGCCTCAACGCCGGCTCACGCTGAAATACGCTTCCTTCACGGCCATTTCGGGACTGCGCCGATCGGCGGACGTGCTTGGGGCGGTAAACGGTATCACGGTTATTTCTTGAAGTGCCGAGGGCTAAACCGTTAAGCCTGCATAGCCCTCAGCACGATTCGCCTGGCCTCGAAGGGCCGGCAGGCGGGAGGGCGGAGTTAACATGAAAAAGATCGTGGCTTTTTGTGCAATCTTTGCGCTCGGAATTTTATCGGCCCGGGCGGACGACGACACCTGGCATAACGTTTACCACAGCCTGAAGCGGTTCTTCACCGGCAGCGACAGCCATCATCATCATTCGACAGAGTCAACCACGCATCGGCATCGAAGCGCGAAACGGACTGCGTCGCCAACGCCATCTTCAGCCTCATCTTCGTCCTCGTCCTCCGTTGCCGCCACCGCAAAGAAAACCCAGAACTCGCCTGCAAACGGCGCGTCAGAAAATTCTCCTGAAGCGGGTCCTTCACCGGAGACCCGGGCGGTGGTGCTGCCCGAACCTTCGCCCGCACGGCCTGAGGCCACGGCGACGCCGGCAGTGACGACGACGGCGACTCCGGCGCAATGACGCCCGTTTACCGCCCGTTCAGGCAAGCCACACGGGTCAGATCGGCGCGCCGGGCGCGGCGGGCGGCCTGCAGTAGCCGGGGAGATGACACGACCAGTAGTGTCGTTGAACCGAATGTGTTTCGACCCTTAGGATCTGAGACCCATTTGACTTATAGAAGGCAGCCCCATGAGCACCCATTTTCCTGATCTCACGCAACATCCTCCGCGCAGCCCGCGCCAACGGTTGGGCGGCTTCGCCATTCTGCCCCGCATGCTTGACAAAGGCCGTGCCAGCATTGCCGCCAGGAACGGCGAATACCATTACGCATGCCCGCTCGACCAGCGCTTTCTTGAGTTCACCGGCGTTGACGCCGAGGCCCTGAAAGAGCAACTCGCAGCCGGCAAGGGTGACGGGGAAATCCTGCAGTGGATTCTCGAAAACTCGCCCCGAAAGCCCGGTCCGGTGGAGATTGCGGCATGGTCGGCCATGGCCGAGCAGCGTGCACCCTCGGACGTCGAGTCACGGCAGTTTTTTAACGAGCAACACCAGAAACACGCGCCTCACCGGGAGGACATCGTGACGTGGTTCGACCTCCTTGAGCTGGACGATTACGCCAGCTTCGGCGGCAAGCCTTAGCCGGGGGCAGTTGCGTCCCGAGGACGCGAGGGAACGGCCGCTGCGCCCCTCAAAAGTGCGCGGGCAGGTTCGGTTGGTTAGAGACGCACGGCGCACGGCTCCCGGGTTTCGTGCGCCGTCGGGGCTGTCACGAGCGAGCGCGCGAACCGCCGTGAACCGCACCGGTGAACTCCTTCGTAAAGCTTACCGGATGAGAATAAAATCGACCCCGATCAAGGTTCAGGCCGGCCGATTTGAGTTCGTCAAGCTCAACACCGCCCGGTATGATTGGCGCGACACCTACCACCTTATCCTCACGCTCAGCTGGCCCCAGTTCGGCGCAGTGATCCTGGGCGGTTATCTCCTGATTAACCTGATCTTCGCCGCCCTATACGTCCTCGGGGGCAACTGCGTGGCGGAATTACCCCCGGGATCCTTCACGGACGCCTTCTTTTTCAGCATCGAGACCCTCGCAACCGTCGGTTACGGGCACATGTACCCGGATACCTTCTATGGCCATTGCATCACAACCCTCGAAATCGTGGTGGGAATGTTCGGGATGGCGGTGGTCACCGGCCTCATCTTCGTCCGGTTTGCACGCCCCACGGCCCGCGTCTTGTTCTCCAACCGCGCCGTAATCGCACCTTTTAACGGGATCCCAACGCTGATGCTGCGGGTGGCCAACCTGCGGCACCACGCAATGGCCGAAGCCGAGTTCCGCTTGATGCTCATACGCACGGAACCGATCCGGGAAGAGGCAGGCGTTCGGCACTTTTATCATCTCGCCCTTGAGTTCGAGCATCTGATTGCGTTCCCGGCAGCATTGACCCTGCGGCACCCTATCAACCAAAGCAGCCCGTTGTACGGGATGCATGCAGAAGACCTGCAACGGACCGACTCGCGCCTCGTGGCCTCGATCGTGTGCATCGACACCGTCATTCAGGCGCCCGTACAAAGCGCCCAGGATTACGTGCACGACGAAGTTCTCTGGGATCACCGGTTCGTTGAGATTTACCACGAGGAAGCCGACGGCCGGCTCACGGTGGATTACGGGAAATTCCACGACACGGAGCCGATGTAGGTCCTGGAGTTCGGGGCCCGGCGGTTCGCATTCGAAGTTCGAAGCTGCTGATCTGCTGGCCGCGGTCGCTGCGCAACGGCTGCGAAGGCCGGAAAATAATTAGAGGTCTCCGGCTGAATCCGTGTCAGCCGGTGGAAGTCTATCTGCAGAATCGGCATCGGCGGCGGAACGTTCTACTTGGTCCGGCGTTTGACGGCATAGCCATACTGGATCGGCCACGCCGGTTCCTCCTCCAGAGCGTACGCCGCCTTAAGCGCCCAGTACGGTTCGCGAAGCAGTTCGCGCGCCAGGAAGACCAGGTTAGCTTCTCCACCCGTAATCACCTCGTTGGCGTGCTGCGGGTCGGTAATCATCCCCACCGCTCCAGTCCTGATGTCCGCCTCTTCGCGGATCCGCCGTGCAAACGGGACCTGGTACCCCTTTGCGACCGGGATACGGGCCGTGGGTACGAGTGCTCCGGAAGAAACATCGATAAGGTCGACTCCCAAAGGCTTGAGGGCTTTCGCCAGGGCGACGGACCCCTCAACGTCCCATCCGCCCGGGACCCAGTCGGTAGCCGAGATGCGCACGAACAAGGGCAACTCATCGGGCATGAGGGCGCGCAACCGTTCGGCAACGCGCAGCACGAGGCGCATCCGGTTTTCCAGGCTGCCGCCGTACTGGTCCTGTCGATGGTTGCTGAGCGGCGAAAGGAACTCGTGGAGCAAATAGCCGTGGGCGGCATGAATTTCGAGCACTTTGAAACCTGCGGTTAACGCGCGGCGGGCGGCGGCTTCGAAGGCGTCAACGATGCGGTCGATGCCGGCTTGATCCAGCTCGACAGGCGCAGGCTCGCCTTCATCGAAGGGAATCGGGCTCGGGGCGACCACGGGCCAGCCACCCTGTTCCGGCGTGGCCAGCCTGGCGCCGCCTTTCCAGGGCAGATCCGAACTTGCCTTCCGGCCGGC
This window of the Verrucomicrobiota bacterium genome carries:
- a CDS encoding NADH:flavin oxidoreductase/NADH oxidase, with translation MSTNETTQNQLKPATAADQTGHRVFTAPIRSGRATAAHDREVPEIDLFSPLTIRGVTLRNRIVMAPMCQYSAHDGFANDWHLVNLGSRAAGGVALAIVEATAVTPEGRITPGDVGIWDDQHIEPLARMARFVHSQGAVAAIQLAHAGRKASSDLPWKGGARLATPEQGGWPVVAPSPIPFDEGEPAPVELDQAGIDRIVDAFEAAARRALTAGFKVLEIHAAHGYLLHEFLSPLSNHRQDQYGGSLENRMRLVLRVAERLRALMPDELPLFVRISATDWVPGGWDVEGSVALAKALKPLGVDLIDVSSGALVPTARIPVAKGYQVPFARRIREEADIRTGAVGMITDPQHANEVITGGEANLVFLARELLREPYWALKAAYALEEEPAWPIQYGYAVKRRTK
- a CDS encoding DUF5069 domain-containing protein, producing MSTHFPDLTQHPPRSPRQRLGGFAILPRMLDKGRASIAARNGEYHYACPLDQRFLEFTGVDAEALKEQLAAGKGDGEILQWILENSPRKPGPVEIAAWSAMAEQRAPSDVESRQFFNEQHQKHAPHREDIVTWFDLLELDDYASFGGKP
- a CDS encoding ATP-sensitive inward rectifier potassium channel 10 encodes the protein MRIKSTPIKVQAGRFEFVKLNTARYDWRDTYHLILTLSWPQFGAVILGGYLLINLIFAALYVLGGNCVAELPPGSFTDAFFFSIETLATVGYGHMYPDTFYGHCITTLEIVVGMFGMAVVTGLIFVRFARPTARVLFSNRAVIAPFNGIPTLMLRVANLRHHAMAEAEFRLMLIRTEPIREEAGVRHFYHLALEFEHLIAFPAALTLRHPINQSSPLYGMHAEDLQRTDSRLVASIVCIDTVIQAPVQSAQDYVHDEVLWDHRFVEIYHEEADGRLTVDYGKFHDTEPM